Genomic window (Verrucomicrobiota bacterium):
GCAAAGCAGCCCGGGGCTGTAGGCTTGCCCTCCCTCATCCGGCATTCTATCTGATTTGTCGTATTGCCGTCCGCGGCTACGGCCAGGTCCGGAATTGCGGCCTCGGCGGCAAGGGCGGCGCTGACTCATTTTCTGCCGCCCCTTCAGGGCTCGATCGTTATTTGACGGTTACCCAGGGTAAACCCTGGGCTATGTTCCAGCGCCCCTTCGGGGCTGAAACCGGTTCAACCCTCCTGAGAACGGGTGTAATGTTCGCCATGGGTGCACTTTAGCCGGCGACCGACTGCAAAGAAGGTCCGGAGTGCGCAACACCATTTCGACGGCCATCGAGGTAAAATTTTGTCTTCCTTCCCAGGTGCCCTGCAAACGTTACACCTATCAGACCGTATAAACCGTCTCCCGGCCCGTTGGGCCCAAGATCGATTCAACCAGCCACGGAGCATCCTCCGGCGCCGACACCCCCCTGAAGCCGGCATTCTACCGAGATAGCTGTCTGAATGGTTAAGTCACTTCCGTGGCTCGAGCCGTCTCTGGCCGGTGGCTGGTAGAACTCGCATCGAAAGACATGCCGGCGCTTGGGTTCAAAGCTGAATTCGGGAAAAGAGGTAACCGCCAAAACCAAGAAACACGGCGGTAAACACGGCAAGCACAGCCAGATCGGTCGGAATGCCGAAATGGGCCACGCCGATCAAGGCGGTTCGCAATCCATCCACGCCGAAGGAGAGCGGGTCGATGCGCGCGATCAACTGAATCGGCACCGGCGCTTCACTCAAAGGAAACAATGCACCCGACAAGAAAAAAGCGGGCATCACAAGCAGATTCATGACGAGCTGAAAACCTTGAAAATCCGTCAGGAGGGAGGCAATCCCGGTACCGAGCGCCGTGAAGGTGGTGGCGATCAATGCCATGAACAAAAGTGCGACCGGCAACAGGCTCAGGTTCTGAATTCGAAAACCGGCGAGGGCGCAGACGGCCATGACAATCACCCCCTGAATGAGTGCGGTAGTGGCCCCGCCCAGCGTGCGTCCGATCATGATCGAGAGACGTGACACCGGAGCGACGAGCGTCTCCTTAAGGAAACCAAACTGCCGATCCCAGATGAGTTCGATTCCGGAAAACATGGAATTGAACAACACGGTCATTCCGATTACGCCGGGAGAAATGAATTGGATGTAACTGCCGTGCCCCGCCTTCTGAAAGATCGGCCCCAATCCGAAGCCCAGGGCGAACAAAAAGAGCAATGGTTGCGCCAACGATGCGGCCATGCGGGGTCTCGAACGGGCGTACCGTTTCAACTGTCGCAGCCAGAGAATGTAGACGGCATTCATGCGGTTGCAGCGGTCAGATCTACCGCCTGAATAGCTTTGCGATTCGTCGCATTCGCACGATCGAACCACCCTCTTCCTCGCGAATGGAGGTGCCGGTCAAGGCGAGGAACGCCTCTTCAAGCGAGTCGGTGCCGGTCTGCCGTTTCAGTTCTGCCGAAGAACCTTGAGCGATGATACGGCCGTGGTCCATGATGGCGGTCCGGTGCGCGACCCGCTCCGCTTCCTCCATATAGTGCGTGGTCAGAAAAACGGTGACATCTTCCGTTTCATTCAATCTCTTCACGTGGCTCCAGAGCTGATTGCGCGTTTGGGGATCAAGCCCCAGCGTCGGCTCATCGAGGAAGAGAATCTTGGGGGTGTGTAGAAAACCGCGGGCGATTTCAAGTCGGCGGCGCATTCCGCCCGAAAAATTTTTGACTTGATGATCGCGGCGGTCCCACAACTCAAACAGGTTCAAAAGCTCCTCGATGCGCGCGGCACGGACTCGTCTGGGAACCTTATAAAGGACGCCGTGGAAATCCATGTTCTCATAGGCGGTCAGTTCATCATCTATACTGGAGTCCTGAAAGACAATACCGAACCGTTTGCGCGTTTCCTGCTGGTGGGTCACAGGATCGAGGCCATCCAGTTCCACCCGGCCGGAGGTGGGCCTCAGCAGGGTAGTCAACATTTTGATGGTCGTCGTTTTGCCGGCTCCGTTGGGCCCGAGAAAAGCGAAAATTTCGCCTTTGGCAACTTCAAACGAAATACCCTGGACGGCGGAAACGGCGCCGAAGTTCCTGGTAAGGTCACGCGCCCAGATCACGCCGAAGACTAAACGGTCTGGTTCGGTTTTCAAAACTGAAATCCACCTCGATACCGATGGCGACACGGGCGGCTGTTCGATGATTCACACGGACGACGGCGGCGCTTACCCCGCGGGGACCCCGACGCGCCGAATCGTTATCGGCGAGGGACGGCGGGTAACGATTCCTGCATTTCTACCTTGTTTAACGCCGGCAAGGGTTTTCTGCGCCATGTCGTGGATGAAGAATCGTCCGGCTACCCAATTCGATACCGCCGGTCCGATGACTGGCCACTTCAGGTCAAAATTGTGGCTGATGCGAATGCGAACCGAGCCGTCAGGTTGTTCCTCAAAATCCTAGACGGCTCTCGTGCCCCGTAATGCGTTCAGCGTCGATTTAAGATGGTGAAAGTGCAACTGCCGATTCTTCGTGTCTATCCGGTACTCGGAAAGCGACCGGATCGTGATCCCCGACCTGACGCACGACGTTCTGACGAGCCCACCCGAGGGCGTTTGCGCAACAAACCGATTATAGCGGTAATGGGGGAGAAACTCGGGCCAGCGCGGCAAATTGGAAGCCACCGCGAAGGTCTTAACGAGCGGCGCCCGGATGATAATCTCATGGGTGAGTTTCATTCTCTACACCCGTTCCCAAGATGGTTGAGCGGTCTGATTTCTTGTGCGGCTGCCTAGAGACTAACAAGGAACATTCATCCCTTACGCCCTTTACACCAGGTAATAAGCCGCTTCTTTTCGCTCGGTCGCATGCTCTCGGTTCAGGAGAGCGTAGGCGTCGCGCACGGCGTTGAGGGTTGCCGAGTGGTTTTCGTCTTTTTCCGGATAAATGCGGTCTGCCGGAAACCACTCGTTCGAGCGGACGTTGCGCAGGATTTTCGCAAGGTTGGGGCGAACGCCCGCCAGGAGCACGGTGACCCCGCGCTGATCGGCATCGCGCAGGAAGCGCTCGAGGTGCTCAACGGCCACCACGTCCGGATTACGGGTGCGCCTCAAGCGCAAGACGACGTACTTGATGCCGGTGAGGATCGTCTCGTCCTTGATCCGTTCCAAGCAGCGATCCAGCTCCGGTGACGCCCCGAAAAAGAGTTCGCCTTCAAGATCGTAGATGAGCAGCGAATTCGAGCGCGGCTCGTCTGGTTGGCGCTCCCGCACCACGCGTTCCGGCGTCACGATCAGTTCCCGAACCGCCAACCTGGCGACGCGCGGGACGAATAACAGCAGGGAGAAGGCCGTGCCGATGAGGATGGAATCTTCAACGCTGATGAAGATCGCCGCGAAAGCGGTGATGAAGACGAGCGCGGCATCGAAGCGGGACGCGCGGACCGCATAGGCGAGGCGCTTCCAGTCAATCAACCGGGCAGCCGTGATGAAAAGCAACCCGGCCAGCGCCGGTTTGGGAATGAAACGTGCATAAGGCCCGAGCGCGAGAACGGCAATTCCCACGATGAGGCTCGCGTAGATGCCGGACATGCGGGTGATGGCGCCCGACTGGTAGTTGATGGCCGAGCGCGTCAGGGAGCCGGAGCCGGGCAGCGACTGGAAGAAGCCGCCGACTAGATTGCCGATGCCTTCGGCGAGGCACTGGCGATTGTAGTCGAGCGGTTGGCGGGTGTGGGTGGCGATCGACTTGGCCACGGCGAGCGCTTCGAGCAAGCCCAGGAACGAAACCGCCACGGTGCTGCCCAGCAAGCGGGGCACCCATTCGAACCGGATGGTGGGAATGCGGAACGACGGCAAGGCGGCCGGCACTGTGCCCACCACTGAAACCATGCTCCTGCCGTCCGCCCTGGGTGCCGACCAACCAAAGTGGGCAGCCAGCGCAGAAGCGATAATCAGCGCCAACAGCATGTCCATTTGCGGCAGCCTGTATCGATTGATCACCCTCCTCAGGAGCAGCGCCGCCACGAGGGTGCCGGTGCCGAGTCCGACGGCATAGAGGTTGAAGGGGCCGCTTTGGGTGAGCGTTTCCCAAAGGTGCACCAGGACCGAATGGCCTCTGCCGCCAGCTTTCGCCACGCCGAGGAAATTGCCGACCTGGCCGATGGCCACCAGCAGGCCCGCCCCGGCCATGAAGCCAAGCACGACGGATTCGGAGATGTACCGCGTCAAGTCGCCCAGCTTGAAGACCGCAATCAAGATCTGGGTGACGCCAACCATGATGCCCAGGAGAAATAGCGCTTGGTAGGCGTCGAAACGCGCATCAAACCCCATTAATGCGCTGAAGACGACCAGCGAGATGGCGTTGGTCGGCCCGTTGATCAGGTGGGACGATGACCCAAAGATCGACGCCACGAAGGTGACCACGATAGCCGAATACAGGCCAAAACGCGGATCAACGCCGGCGATAAGCGCGTAGGCCATCGCCTGCGGGATCGCAATCGCCGCGACCGTGGCGCCCGCCACCAGATCCCGGCGAGCGATATCCCCCGTATAATTGAAACGTAAATGGAACGGCAGACTCATTTGGTTTGGGTGGTGTGAATGATCTCGAAAATGCCGCTGTCGCCGAAGAATCTTGCCTGGGCGTCCGCCCAGTCTTTAGCAACCAGCGTCACCGGAAAGAGTTCGATATCCGGCAACCGGTCCTGATGCCGTTTCAGGATTACCCGATTGATGGGCCGGTAACCATGTTTCGCAAAGATCTCCTGCGCTGCATCCGTGAACAGGTAAGCCAGGTATGCCTTGGCCGCGGCTGCGGAGGCATGCTTTCGGACGTTAAGATCTACCCACGTGACGCTCGGCTCCGCCAGAATACTCACGGGCGGGTAGACCACTTCCAGCTCGCCTTTGGAGTCGGCCACTTCCCGCAGGGCTTCGTTCTCCCACGTCAGGTGGACGTCGCCTTCTTTCGCCAGGACAAAGGTTGTGGCGGAATCACGAGCGCCCTGGCCCAGGACCGCCACGTGCTGGTAAAGTTTGACGAGAAAGTCGCGGGCGTCATCTTCGCTTCCGCCCCGATGGATGACCGAGCCCCAGGCGGCCAGGACGCTCAGCTTGCCGTTTCCCGAAGTGTTGGGATCCGGCGTCACAACTTCCACGTCGGGACCAACCAGATCGGGCCAGTCTTTGATACGCTTCGGGTTTTCTTTCCTGACGACGAACACAATCGTCGAAAAGTAAGGCTGCGACTGGTGAGGAAACCGGTTTTTCCAATCAGGGGCAATGAGCCCCCCCTTTGACAAGCCCTCAATGTCTGAGGGAAGTGCGAGCGTGACCACGTCCGCCGCCAGTCCATCGGCAACCGCTCGGGCCTGTCGCGACGACCCGCCGTGGGATTGTTCGATGCTCAACCGGTGTCCAGCGTCCCGCTCGTACTGCGCAACGAATTCGGCGTTGATTTCTTTGTAGACTTCACGCGTGGGGTCATAAGAAGCGTTGAGCAGTTGGCCGTGCTCGCCCCCTCCGTAATTCTTTAATCCCACGGTCCCGACGGCAACGGCCGCCAGGGCAAGGCCAAAAAGGTCGAGCCATTTCGTCGCGCTCATAAGTGGAATATGTCCTTCGGCGCTGTGAACGCACCAGCCTGACGTTCCGGCCAGTCCAGGGTGTTCATGGGAAGGTGGCAAAGAGGTGCGTCTTGAATGAGGATGTTGACACGCTTGAAGGAAAGCACGATAACTTGACCAGGCTAGTAGGAAATTACCAGTCTTTTTTAATTTGGGTGCGGATTAATCCCGAAAGACGAATGATGACGGGTGCCTTGTTTCGACCACAGCACTTAACCTTTGTTGGTGATCCAGAGGCGTGGCCTGCGCCTGATCAAGCGCGGTTATCGGGTTGCTTATGTGGCCAAATGCCCGCCGGTTAGCCGCGGTGCTGCAGTGGTCGAACCCGCGTCGCAACCACCAAGCCCAAGCGAAGTTCTTTTATTACAAAACTCGGAAGGCGTTGCGCCATTTGCAGCTGTGGTGTTACACTATCTCAATGACCAGCCAGGTAAAACTTTGTCTTAGGCCCAACGGGCCGGCAGAGCTTAGCCCAGGGTTCCACCCCACCGCCATTTAGTTAAGGACGGCAGGCCGGGCGTGGCCTTCGTCCCGCAGGGACGGCTGAGGTTAGGCAGGGACTTCAGTCCCTGTGAAGGTGTCCCCCAGGGGTTGCGTCCCCGCGGGACGCCTAAGGGCGTGCGCCGGGCCACATGCGGGCCTCAACGGTGGGGGCGCCGTTCGGGTGTTCGTCGCCGAGGGTCGCGCCGGGTTTGGCCGGCCGCTTGGGAGCCGGCACCCTGCGGGGCAGCGTTTCAGGCGTCCCGTCGGGACGCGATCGCTCTTAAATGCCCCTTCCAGGGACTGAAGTCCCTGG
Coding sequences:
- a CDS encoding ABC transporter permease, producing MNAVYILWLRQLKRYARSRPRMAASLAQPLLFLFALGFGLGPIFQKAGHGSYIQFISPGVIGMTVLFNSMFSGIELIWDRQFGFLKETLVAPVSRLSIMIGRTLGGATTALIQGVIVMAVCALAGFRIQNLSLLPVALLFMALIATTFTALGTGIASLLTDFQGFQLVMNLLVMPAFFLSGALFPLSEAPVPIQLIARIDPLSFGVDGLRTALIGVAHFGIPTDLAVLAVFTAVFLGFGGYLFSRIQL
- a CDS encoding ATP-binding cassette domain-containing protein gives rise to the protein MIWARDLTRNFGAVSAVQGISFEVAKGEIFAFLGPNGAGKTTTIKMLTTLLRPTSGRVELDGLDPVTHQQETRKRFGIVFQDSSIDDELTAYENMDFHGVLYKVPRRVRAARIEELLNLFELWDRRDHQVKNFSGGMRRRLEIARGFLHTPKILFLDEPTLGLDPQTRNQLWSHVKRLNETEDVTVFLTTHYMEEAERVAHRTAIMDHGRIIAQGSSAELKRQTGTDSLEEAFLALTGTSIREEEGGSIVRMRRIAKLFRR
- a CDS encoding SulP family inorganic anion transporter — translated: MSLPFHLRFNYTGDIARRDLVAGATVAAIAIPQAMAYALIAGVDPRFGLYSAIVVTFVASIFGSSSHLINGPTNAISLVVFSALMGFDARFDAYQALFLLGIMVGVTQILIAVFKLGDLTRYISESVVLGFMAGAGLLVAIGQVGNFLGVAKAGGRGHSVLVHLWETLTQSGPFNLYAVGLGTGTLVAALLLRRVINRYRLPQMDMLLALIIASALAAHFGWSAPRADGRSMVSVVGTVPAALPSFRIPTIRFEWVPRLLGSTVAVSFLGLLEALAVAKSIATHTRQPLDYNRQCLAEGIGNLVGGFFQSLPGSGSLTRSAINYQSGAITRMSGIYASLIVGIAVLALGPYARFIPKPALAGLLFITAARLIDWKRLAYAVRASRFDAALVFITAFAAIFISVEDSILIGTAFSLLLFVPRVARLAVRELIVTPERVVRERQPDEPRSNSLLIYDLEGELFFGASPELDRCLERIKDETILTGIKYVVLRLRRTRNPDVVAVEHLERFLRDADQRGVTVLLAGVRPNLAKILRNVRSNEWFPADRIYPEKDENHSATLNAVRDAYALLNREHATERKEAAYYLV
- a CDS encoding sulfate ABC transporter substrate-binding protein: MSATKWLDLFGLALAAVAVGTVGLKNYGGGEHGQLLNASYDPTREVYKEINAEFVAQYERDAGHRLSIEQSHGGSSRQARAVADGLAADVVTLALPSDIEGLSKGGLIAPDWKNRFPHQSQPYFSTIVFVVRKENPKRIKDWPDLVGPDVEVVTPDPNTSGNGKLSVLAAWGSVIHRGGSEDDARDFLVKLYQHVAVLGQGARDSATTFVLAKEGDVHLTWENEALREVADSKGELEVVYPPVSILAEPSVTWVDLNVRKHASAAAAKAYLAYLFTDAAQEIFAKHGYRPINRVILKRHQDRLPDIELFPVTLVAKDWADAQARFFGDSGIFEIIHTTQTK